Within the Methanomicrobium sp. W14 genome, the region ATTTAAGGCCCTTTCGTGCCTTTTTCACCTGAATACTTCGGCCTTACAATGTGGTCTTTTGCAACTTATAAACCTTCCCTATTTGTTGCACATTTTCAACAATATTGCACGCACACACCACCCTCAATAACCGTTATCTGAAGGTTTTTTACTTAAATTTCCCACATCGCGCAAACGACCCGAATTTTTTTCTCTGCTGTATCGCATTTTTCTGCCAACCCCCCGCATAAAAAAATAACCTTACACTGATGAAAAAATTTTCCGGATTTTTCCGAAAATAGCAATAAATCTCTTAAATGAGATAATTTCTATAAATATCTCTTTAAAATACGGATAATGTTATTTTATCTCATTGAATGTGAAATCGTTTACAAATATCTGTTTTTAGAAAATTTAAAGCTCTGATATCTGAAATCCGGCAATCAAAAGACTTACCACACATTGAAAAAAGACCTTTAAAGGGTATAAATGGATGACTTTAATCAGATTTTTAAGGAGAGATATTCGTGGATGAAGAAAAAAGAAACGAATATCCCGCAGGTACAGTAGTACAAGTAAAAAATCTTACCAAAATATTCGGGCCCAAACCTGAAAAAGCGAAAAAATATATCAGTGAGGGCCTTTCAAAAAAAGAAATTTTTGAGAGAACCGGCCAGAACGTTGCCCTGAGAAATATCTCGTTTGACGTAAAATCCGGTGAAATTTTTGTTCTTATGGGTCTTTCAGGATGTGGAAAATCAACCCTTCTGCGATGCATAAACCGCCTTATAACTCCACAATCCGGGGACATCATAATAGACGGAGAAAATATCCAGCAATTTGATGATAAACAGCTGATAGAACTCAGACGTCACAAAATCGCAATGATCTTTCAGTCTTTTGCACTTCTCCCTCACAAAAACATCCTTGAAAACGCTGCATTCGGTCTGGATATCCAGGGTGAACCTGAAGACAAAAAAAAGATAAAGGCCGAAAGGGCAATTGAGCTTGTGGGCCTCTCTGGCTATGAAAACAGTATGCCTTCAGAACTCTCTGGTGGAATGCAGCAGAGAGTCGGCCTTGCAAGAGCTCTTGCATCAGACCCGCAGATACTTCTCATGGATGAAGCCTTCAGTGCACTTGACCCCCTCATAAGGCGTGATATGCAGGACGAACTCCTGACCCTGCAGGAGAAGCTTCAGAAGACGATAATCTTTGTCACTCACGACCTTGACGAGGCTTTAAAGCTTGGGAACAGAATAGGGCTCATTAAAGACGGTGAAATCCTCCAGATTGGTAATTCAGAGGATATTTTGACAAATCCTGCAAATGAATTCGTTAAGAAATTTGTCGAAGACGTAAACATGGTAAAGATACTTACCGCATCGGACATCATGAAAAATCCCGAGCCACTTGTAAGCATAGATTCGGGGCCAAACAATGCTCTTCATTACATGGTGGAATTTGGGATATCAAGCGTATTTGCAGTATCCAGGGGAAGGAAATACGAAGGCCTTATTATGGCGGAAGACGCAACAGAGGCGAAAAAGACAGGAAAAAAACTTGAAGATATTGTAAAAAGGGATATTCCCACGGTCCATGTAACAACCCAGGTCTCAGACATCATTCCTGTCCTTGCAGACTCCTCTCTTCCTGTCGCAGTTCTTGACGAAGACGGCAGGATAAAAGGAATTATAGTTAAAGGCTCACTTTTAGCCGCGATGGCACGTATGGAGGTCCTGTGATATGGCAGCAGAAAATTTTTTCCCGAAGATTCCGATAGGAGACGCCGTAGCATACCTCGTAGATGTCATCGAAGACTATTTGGGCTGGTTTTTCGACGCAATAAGCTATGGCATCAATTATTTCATAAACGGCCTTCAGGACATCCTGATTTTTATTCCCCCGGTAATTCTTATCGCCATAATCGCAATAGCCGC harbors:
- a CDS encoding glycine betaine/L-proline ABC transporter ATP-binding protein; translated protein: MDEEKRNEYPAGTVVQVKNLTKIFGPKPEKAKKYISEGLSKKEIFERTGQNVALRNISFDVKSGEIFVLMGLSGCGKSTLLRCINRLITPQSGDIIIDGENIQQFDDKQLIELRRHKIAMIFQSFALLPHKNILENAAFGLDIQGEPEDKKKIKAERAIELVGLSGYENSMPSELSGGMQQRVGLARALASDPQILLMDEAFSALDPLIRRDMQDELLTLQEKLQKTIIFVTHDLDEALKLGNRIGLIKDGEILQIGNSEDILTNPANEFVKKFVEDVNMVKILTASDIMKNPEPLVSIDSGPNNALHYMVEFGISSVFAVSRGRKYEGLIMAEDATEAKKTGKKLEDIVKRDIPTVHVTTQVSDIIPVLADSSLPVAVLDEDGRIKGIIVKGSLLAAMARMEVL